TGAGAAGGCAATAACAATGTTATCTGTACCAAGGTATTGTTGCGTAAGGGCTGCACCAACTGCAAGGGCATAACCACCACCTACGATACCGTTTGAACCAAAGTTTCCTTTTTCAACGTTTGCCAAGTGCATAGAACCACCACGGCCTTTTGATGTACCAGTTGCCTTACCAGCAAGCTCAGCCATCATGCCATTGATGTCAATACCTTTTGCAATAACGTGACCGTGACCACGGTGATGTGAGAAGATGATGTCCTCATCTGTCAATCCAGCAATAGGTCCAACAGCTGCAGCTTCTTCACCGACTGAGAAGTGAGTCATACCTTGTACGAAACCGCGACGCACTAATTTGTTTAATTTCATATCAACATCACGGATTTGTTGCATTTTCAAGAACATGTCCAAATGTTGTTCTTTTGTGATAGATACCATAATTTCCTCCAAAGGTTTTTCTCTTTCTGTACTATGATAGACCAATATTTCACAAATGGCAAGTAATTGAACCGTTTTCTTTTTACAGAAATTTTCGTGAAAACCTTGGTTTAGTGCGTTTTTTCACAAATTCCAAAAAGATTTATTTTCCTTGTTTGAAACTTTTTTCACAAACTTTAAAATGAGCTTGCACGCCGTCTTTCTTTCTGTTAATATAGGTACGGAGGTTCTTATGGAATTCGATTTATTTCTGATGATTTGTAACTACGTAGGCACTATCGCATTTGCTGTTTCGGGGGCCGTAAAAGGATTTAAGAAAAAGTTAGATATTTTTGGAATTAGCTTGCTCGGCATCATTACCGCCGTTGGTGGGGGAATTATTCGAGATACGATGGCCAATCGCATTCCTACTGCTCTGACCGATCCTACAGCCATCTATTTATCTCTCGGAGTAGCGATTAGCATGTACTTGATTGTTATCAATCTAAAGCAGGACAAACCACTTGATAAGAAGATGATTCATTTCCTTTCCCAGACAAACCTTATCTTTGATGCAATCGGTCTAGCCATCTTCGCCCTCATTGGAGCCAGTACTGGCATCTCTCTCCAGCTAAACGCTCTAACCAGTGGTATTCTGGCAGCTTTGACAGGTGTCGGAGGCGGAATCGCCCGTGATTTACTCGTCAATGAAACACCTATTGTTCTTAAAGAAGATGTCTATGCTGTCCTTGCATTTTTCTCAGGAGTCCTCTATCATCTTTGCGTTGTAAATTGGAAATTACCACAAATTCCAACCTTCATCACTATTTTTACCATTTCTTTAATCATTCGATTATTGGTAATTAAATACAAAATCAATCTTCCCAATATGGAAAGCAAACGAAAGGTCTGAGTTCGTCAACTCAGACCTTTTTGTATGATTATTGATTACCAGCCACCGTGACCACCAGCACCTGGTCCTGTCGCAGTGATTTGAGTAATCTGCTCACCGTTAACTGTCACAGTACCTCCTGTCAATTCAGCAGTTCCATCGAAGTCAAAAGCAGATTGAGCTGTTACATCAATTGTCCCACCGGAGATATAAATGTCTCCATTAGCATCAAAGGCATCCGTATCTCCACTACCTACAGCCACTTTCAAGTCACCGCCAGTTACCTTGATAAAGATA
This region of Streptococcus suis genomic DNA includes:
- a CDS encoding trimeric intracellular cation channel family protein — encoded protein: MEFDLFLMICNYVGTIAFAVSGAVKGFKKKLDIFGISLLGIITAVGGGIIRDTMANRIPTALTDPTAIYLSLGVAISMYLIVINLKQDKPLDKKMIHFLSQTNLIFDAIGLAIFALIGASTGISLQLNALTSGILAALTGVGGGIARDLLVNETPIVLKEDVYAVLAFFSGVLYHLCVVNWKLPQIPTFITIFTISLIIRLLVIKYKINLPNMESKRKV